From the Chiroxiphia lanceolata isolate bChiLan1 chromosome 6, bChiLan1.pri, whole genome shotgun sequence genome, the window GCGGGTGTTCACTGAACAAAAGAAGCTTTTGTGAATAAACCACAGGTGTTACCTTTCTTGATTAAAGTGAAATATGATGAAAGATTCGACAATATCGAATGACAAATTTACTAAATACTGATTAAATTGCCTTATTTAAGTAAATTGCATCTAGTTAGGATAAAATATACACCATAGAAATGCGGGAGTTTGTTTTATCGCTCTATACTTAAAGTCTCACATAACTATTCCTTAATCCTTTATTTATTAATTCAGCACCAAGACTGAATAATGCTTaacaaatcctttttttaatgatcCAGTTGCTCTAGGCACTGTTTCTGTAGGCTTATCATAAATGTTGTTCATATTAAGGCTGCCATCTGTACAAAAACCAGCAACATTAATTAgctcaatattttcaaaatcagcACAAGCATTTAGATTTActtttttgtgctgaaaaagCTGTGACATTGCAGCAACCATACTGGAACTTAAACAGATGTTAAATCAACATCTTCTGTGTATCACTTAAAGGCTGAAATACCTGGAATTTAATAATTCTTAAAAGGATGGAACAGAATGAATTGACCTTAAATTCATAGGTACTTCCAAAAAgtttagcatttttcttttactactgGACAGTTTAAGCTGCTTATGAATAAGACATAGTGTACTTGGCCCAGTTTGTTTAAATACTcacattaaaaagaagaaattaggaTGACAATGAAACACTAATGGGTTTTTATATAGAGATTGAATTCGCTgtgattaaatatttacaaattcATTCTCTGTattgtcattattttaaaagaagatttattaaaaaatatataaagactTGTCTATCTTGCCAGTTTTGAAATTACTTATTAACCAATATTAAAACCACATAACCTTTCATCCTAACCCATAAGCTACAAGGGAACTAAGGGATATCCACTTAGACTTGAATTTATAAGACATTTTCCTCTACCATGCAAGCACACCAGCTGAGTGTTGTTCTGTAACAAAAATTTGGGGAAGCTGTTACAGTAACCTGCCAAAGCATTCACTGGTTATTTGAATGGTTGGTTTTTAACCACTGTTGCTCCTTCTTAATTTTGTGTAATGTACAAATAGCTACTGCTGTTCCTGAGCTACTTGGAACTTAAAAGGTTTGATCACTGCAGTCACTGCTTAATAGGAAAGGCCACAGAATTTTCACATCAGAACTATCTATGCCAgtcaaatgagaaaaatatctgatttCTCTCAGTACCACTTTTTATCTGTTGCAAAAGtttccaaataataataattcaagCACTCACATGCTTTGATTACTTTACTTCCATAAATATTCTCACATGATCTAGATCACACTGTTAAACACACAGATCTGAATCAGCCTGAAAAGCTATacatctgatttttaaaatctctagCTGCAACTCTAAATTGAAATTATTAgtcatctttccttttctaaaacTATTATCAGTTAAAATTCAAACTGACTTGTTCATGTTCATAGGTCAAAACTTTCAAACCCAAATCTAGCTACATTTAGGAACtcctaaaaaaaattcagaacatGGCAGTGATTCATCACTAATTAGCTTTCTAGATTTACAGCAGATCagtattttagaagaaaatattgattaCAAATCCAGCAAAGATTACTTAGCAGTTTGCACAGACCTTTCTCACAGCAATAATTAAGAAGGATTtgattcttttcttctccagaaacCAGATGATGTTAACAGGGTCATCCAAAAGTATAGgtttgagaacaaaaaaaaaaaaacaaaccccacctGTGGGTTCAAACCCCAACTGGAAGTCACTGGTTAAAACACAGAACCCACCACCATTGCTGGCATGGCCTGGGCAAAGCCACTCCTCACACAGGGATCTGCAATTCAGCCCAGAGGCAACAATGGCTCACAAATCCCATGAGCAGGGGGAAGGAATCTTAAAGGTACCGTCTGCCAGCTCCTGAGCAGGGACCTGAAtctctgctgcacagctgggacagTCACCCCAAAACTTGTGCTCAGAAGCTTCACTGCTTGAATAGTTGGTTTGATCATCCTGAGCAGCTCCCAAAAAGTGATTACTGAGCTCTGAGCAGAGGAATGACAGCATCATGAAATCCTGAAGGTTCAAACTGATCTGACCAGCACAGATCTGTATTCCGCATTTCCACACAGCAAAAACATCTAGTGCTATAAATGCAGAAATTGGTCACCCTGGAACAATTTTCCCTCAAAATCACGGAGGAGGTTTCTCTAAGGTTTTCCTTCAGGGATGAACTGGCTGCACAGGAGCAGCggggcagtggcagagctgcagttgGCCTGCACTCAAGACCAGCTGATAGTGCAGCTGCCTCCTCTTGGTTCAAACGGTGGGGGAGAAAGAGCTGTTGGAGAAGGATGTGAGAGACCTCGGTGGGGGCTCACTCACTGAGGAGcctctctctgctgccctgtgcccaaGCCATGGTGCAGACACTGCCCTCCTCCCTGACCCCACAGAGacctggctgagctctgctgaacAGCACCAGAGCTGTCCTGTCAAGTCCCGCTACTCGTACGTTCTTGaaatatcaaaaccaaaactgcaAAGGCGCAAAGACCAATCCACTCGAGCAGAAGAAACCCTGGAAATGTTGGGAAGTAGgttgataaaataaaattctttgtgtttcttttcccttcaatAATTTAGTTTTGACAAATCAGAGTTTCGATCTTTAATTACTGCTCAGAAATTTCAAGATCAGCTTGAGCCACGAACTCTCTGTACTGGGACATGGAGTGATCTGCAAACTGAACAGATTTGCAAATCAAACAAATATTGCAAATCGGTTCTCCTCTCCCACTAGACATTTAGCACAGCCACTGGTTAAAACTATGGCATAACTTTCTCTCAGGCCTCTGGAACACTAGAActaaggagaaggagaaaggaaatttcTTACTCTTTCTCCTGGTCAGCAACAATTACAACTTACCTTATTGATGTACTAAACCACGCGTGTAACTGAGCTATTAAGATActcagaacaaaggaaaaaagaactaGAGTTTTgataagtttatttttaattgctattCGGGCTATTTTAAAGAGACTATCAATGGCACTGAGTGCCCTGAAACATCAAACCACTTTTCAGTGTCTTACTCGGTGTACCCAAACCTGTAGAACTGTCTAGTGATTATGATAGTGTGGTGTTTGCACTGTGTTATTCTTAGTACCCACATAATATTCTTACTGCATGTGACAAGGACTGTTTTAAGAGTTAATAGTGCTGTTGCAAGACCACTTGTGTGATGTGCAAACACAGGGAGATGCATTATCTTGGGCAGGCTGTTAGCTCTGGAGCACACCCCAGGATGCAGGGATGCCATCTCCGCAATGAACCTCATTTTAGCACAAGGTAAACACACTCCCCCTCTCAGCCCCACTCCCAGCATTAGTGCTGAGCTGTGATTGATCACCAGCACAGGGTTGCTGAGATATGGATTTGTATGGCAGCTTTTTATCACCAGGACTTGCAAAAGGCAGTTCCTTATTTACAGACTCCGGCTCTATTAAGTGACATTATTAGGGACTACTTTTGTTTAAGTGACACAAAGGCTCAGCATATTGGTGGTTTATGACACACAAGCTGTTTTAATCTGATGGCTTCCCCCTCACTTTTTCAGCTTGTAAAtaggagctgcagcacaagaACATATGgcactgaagaaattaaagctAAAGCAAATGgcattaaaacaaattcaaatatAAGAATAGGATACTCCGTCTGAATTATAAACCTGGATCTGTATTAAGACTTCTCAAAACAGGAAATAGAAGgctaaatatgaaaaataacctttcagctgttggttttgggtttttttttaagaccatTTCAGGGGTTTCCTGTATTAATTTCCTTATTAATCCTTATTATTTAGTTCTTATGgttaaattaataaatcagtGAAGATATTTTGTAATAATTGAAACTAGGTCTGAATACCACATTCCTAAAAATGAGTTGTTTACCTTTTTAACTTTTAGGTTCATTGCTTGGTATCATTCTTTGGTATCATTGCTTCTGATACACTAAAAATACATTAGGCATTCTTAAATGTTTATTACAGCAAATACACTTACCTctatttataaatgtttataaaaaccAAAAGAGCCCAGCAAAGCTGCCAGCTTAATGCTCACACTCCAAACCAGATATCAACAAAAACGACAAGTATATTTTCCTAACTTTGTAATGCTATAGCAGCTTATTCAGGAAAGGAATTTCATTATACTtttcacaaaaccagaaagatttCCCCCATTATTATTCTACAGCCAAACTGCAACCTCTAGCATATGAAGCATCACGTACCATGAGGAGTccaaagaaaagacatttcttaTGTACTTAAATTGTAATTTAAGCACATGGTTAATTTATACCAATCAGTTTTATATGTGGGATTAGTTCCATCATCTTGTAATCCAACAACTCTGTCCAAGACAGCTTTTTGGTACAGCTTTACACTTAGTGCACTCTGACAAAAATAACAGCTTCAGTTAAGTATAgaagcaaaagtattttttctacCACTGTAAAGACTTTCACATCATTGCCACTGCTATACTGCATTTCTACTCAACTGAAATACCACTTTTCAGAACAACTTATTCAACTTATGtatggtttttttgtttgtttcatttttagcCATTATAGCCTGGAAGGTTGGTTTGTTGTgttaggttggttttttttttttctttaatctacAGGTTGTTTGCAGCAAAAAAGTATCTCAACCATGTAATTTTACAGAGAGCAAGTTGTAAACAGTTCTCTGCTCTTGTATCTGTATTACCTTTATCACATACAAGGCATGCTGAGAAGTATATCCATGAATGAACCAGGATTGGATGTAGGTCTGATTTTGGCATCCTCTTAGGCTTCAAAATAAGAATTGTGCATGACAGTGCTTCTAAGCACAAGCATCCCTAACTTAAAATCTGTAAAACATGCCAACACTAATGCTGACAGTACAGACTAAGCACAATTCTTGCTAACATGACTGTAAGGATTCTCCTTTCAGGGAGGCAAGAGAAGCAGCTGCTTAGAGGTAATTTCACCCTCAGCTGCATTTACATCATACTGCCATTATTCTGCCATCTCCAGTAACTGGCTAACTCATAAAACCTAACCAgcagcaaaaaccccaaaacctaaCCAAACACCAGCACAGAATGAGGCAGAGGCTTGAGCTGCCTAAGTTGGTAATATTTCTGGCACCTGATGCTTCATATTTACTGGAATAAGTCTGCAAACATGACAGTAACTATTCACTACCCCTCCCCAAAATGGGACACAAGTAGTCAAGGAAAGCTGAGCAGTTCACAGTAATAAAAACAAGGAATCCTCTGACCTTACACACTTTGGAGTCACAGCATTCACACCCCACTTGGGAgatttctcatttgaaaaaaaagcagttagtAGCCAAATATGAACAAGAAAACTCACAACACTTCCTAGGCTTTCCTCACTTCAGGAGTGCCTGCAGTGGTACCTTTCCCTGGCAGACAGACCTCCCAGGCAGCACTCCTGGCCATTTGGAATCCTAGCTGAGGCCTCTCCTCAGTTTGGGcaatctttttttcaaaaacccAACTCAGGCAAGtatcaacaaaacaaacagccaGCTCTCTGTGCATCTGCTGCTACTATTGCTTTGAGGAATTTTGTGTTTGAATTCAAAGTGCACAGCACAGTGATTCACTGAAATAAGGAATGTGATTAGGTAATTGCCTAAACACAGACACGTatcatttccccctccccatcaAGAACAATTAGTGAATAATTCAGCCTCAGCTATGAACATAAAGTGCAGATATCTATGTTGAGAATATGCTCTTCTGTAAAGGAAGCATGTCCTGAACAGATGGAAAGATCTACCTTTTCAACCACTaaacacaggaggaaaacagatACGCAGCAACAACGAAAGCATTTCCATTTAGATCCTTTCTCCCCCTAGATACAATTTATGATGTAAGAATTACAAAAGCTCTGTTCTATTTCCATACATTAGCctggatgaaaacaggaaatggaCTCAGCATTCCCCATCCACTCCTTCTCCCCACATGATGGCTTAAAACTGGAGACAAGGAATCTTGCACCTAGGGCAGAAATTGTTCTGCTGGGTATTCCTTTGGTTACTTCAGGGTTTCCAGAAAAGCTGACATCCTGTTAAGTACCAATCTTTCCTGAACTTCCTTTTCAAGACTAAGACAAGTGAGGAACAAGATGCTCAGAGAAACTCAGTTTGTGTCTTCTGTCAGTGTACACAGAATCCAGGTTTCCATTTTAGGTTGGTCTGCTCTGGGAAATTCCAATTTCATGGCAATGACTAGTTCCATCAGAGCCAGAGAATTTCTTCAGCTTGGTAAGAAAGCTGGGTTGGtgtctttggggttttttgtagattttttccTTGGCTAAACAGTTAACACAATTTGATTTACGGAAAAACTAAAAGTTCTGTCCTCCCCTTCTGATCATAAGGATGAAGTGGATGAAAGGGCAACatcatatcttttttttaagattcagAACACCTGTGAACATCTGCTGGCTCCACAAGGTGCTGAACAGAGGTAATGGTCAAACACGCTTTGGGGACaagaaaaactctttttaaagGGATCCCATTTGTCTGTGATCATGATTCCTGAGAATTTTTCTAATGACAGCCTAAAAAGAAGttgctgaaaacatttctgtcacAGATCTTTCCAAGCTTCTGTGAAGTATATCTGCAGAAGGACAAGTGAGTGTTAAGGTTATTTTCCCTCTCTCATTTCATCTTGTTACCTGGCTTTTTGGACAAATTAGGAAAGCTACTGCTTTTCCAACCATactcaggaaaattaaaatattattacattgaaatattgaaatatagAGACATACACTAAagtgtaattttgaaaaaatctcAAAGCTATTGCAGAGGCAAATAATCACTTCttagcatttaaaatacatgaacAGTTTTGCCTGAAGAACAAGCCTTGGAGTCTGCCACCTGTACTGCACTTTATGCAGAGAATTTCAGAGTATTCTTCCAGGGAAGAAGACCTAAGCAAAGGGCAGAGCAAAAATATTATCTGCCCACACTTCCTACAGAGACAAAAGGCACTGAGAAAGACAGTTTGCCATACACAGAGtttaaaattacagcattttaCTGTACATatacaagaagaaataataatttacgAATGTCATAATTTATGATTTACGATGATACTCAAATATTGCAAATCCTTTACAGACTAGCAGGCCTACTTAAGTAATCATTAATTTACAAAGCAAGAAACTCTAATACTTACATAGCTGTGACTCTTAAGGAAATCTGAAGGGTTGCTTGTGCAGACTTTATCCCCTTCCAAGCCAATTACTCTTTTACAGATATTTGATTTGGGGTCACTTGGGCTTTTCACAATTACAATATCTCCTCTgagatgaaaaaacagaaacaaacagaagaactCTAAGCACAAACTGTTTGGCTGTGTACAAGAGTATACACCAAAAATATCCACACAGATATGTTCCCTTCTGCTTAAAATTCCTGTCTACAATTTTGGTCTCTTCGGTTTTACTCAGGGTGTCATTTTACACAGAGTTCTTTGTGTTATTTAGATCATTTATGAAACATTTAAGACTACAACCTAAGGACAGTAATACCTAGAGCTTGCTTTTCAAGTGAGGCAAAAATGCTTAGAGGAGAAGTTACAGCCACACAATAGAATCGCTttagtggggggaaaaaggattttctccattttttggACAAAGCTGTAAAAGTGACGTAGATTTTATCCTAAATTCTGACAAGTTGTTTGATGGGCTGTATGTGCTGATAACTTTAACCCTCCATCAAACACAAGGCAAAGTTACAatttagaagcagaaaaatataggaaaaataaaggacagGTGGAATGTGGTTATTGGCAAGCTCTGGCAAAGGGGATGGAAAATCCAGGAGCGTACTTTCGGATGCAATAAAAGTGGCGGCTCAGGTTCTCCGAAAACACAACATCAGAATTTTGAATGGTTGGTTCCATTGAAGGTccagaacactgaaaattaaaaacaaatgagaaaaaaaaaattactaattcaaattatttttatctgaaatactttaatatttaatttattcgCTAATACGTCAGAAAAGATAATGTAGAGAACAACTAAAAATTGAGATCCTCCAAGGGACATGATACATTTAAAAGCTGAGCACAGCCTCCAGAGCACCTCTAACTGTGTTGCAGCTCCAGATTTGCTTGGGGTTGGTCCTCAACTGTGCTGGGTGCTATGGGTCCCTATGGACTCATTTCAGCACCTAAATCTCTAAGAAATTACGAGGAGCAGCGCTCGAAGCTCTGCCACGTTACCCCTTTCTTCAGCCTCTGTAAAACAGAATCATCACAGAAGCTGCAAGAGCAGCTCACAGCCACACTCCCACACGACCAGCAGGAGTatctgctggaaaagaaagggaaggagcaTAAAACAGCCAGAAATTTGGCCAGAGTTGGAAACAAGAGCATTTCCTATTGGTGACTGCAGTCTTTCTCACAGGATGTACTCTCTGCAAAATGCTTAATGATAGTTTCCCATTTCCTTCAGTGATGTCTCAAGCAATAAGGCATCAAAAAATACGAATGCCCAAAGTAGAAATAACTTTCATAAAGGTCTGCCCCCCAAAAAATAGGCATTTACTAATCGTGCTCTGAAAACGGTTCAAAAAAAAATCGATAAATTTGAAATACTGACACGATCACATAGGACAATTTCAATATTACAGTTTCatcttctttaaaatgtcaggaaaatgaaaagttacCACAACAATTCCCCCAAGGTACTCAAAGGCACAGTGTGCTATGCAGCCATACTGCACAGTGTATCCCAGAAACCGGCAGGTTTTCCCTAGGACATCGCGGAGCATCCTACAGTGTCCCGTCGCTCAGCTGGCTCCGGCctgcagggaaagagaagaacGTCACTCACCTGGGAACAAGCAATCTGACATTTACAAACCTATCTTATGCATCCAacatcagtattaaaaaaaaaaagcagtgtgaCAAAACTAGCAGATAATCAGATATATGTGAAGAGATGAATACAGCTGAAACTCAAAAGCCATCGTGAAGTTTTTCATTTACCACGCAGACCCCTCTCACCAGCTTGTCACATTCAGCTGAGTACACTGTCACTCAGatgcagttattttatttaataacacCTGATGGAGTTGTTTTAATCATGTGAAGACAGGGAAACTTGGATTGCTGTTTTCCTTAAAGCACCAGCGTTTAAAACTTAATGGCAAAATAAAGCAGCACCAAACCATCTGAAGCGATTCAAACAACTGAAATTACTTTCACAGAAAACTGGAGCAATCAAATAGTCaacaaaaactttaaaagcaaCCTGGCGAccaagcaaatgaaaaagggCTTGAAGAACtagacaaaataagaaaaagggaGTCCTGAATGGCTTGCCTAAGTAAGGCTATCACAGGAAAAGTTAGGATATCTGATAGTTCTGGAGTTCTGGAGGTGAAGCAGAGCTTTCCTTTGACTACATTACCAAAATAGTTGCATATAAAAATAAGGCATTAGGTCTTTTTGTTCTTAGCTATGGTACCATGGCATAAGTTCTGCAGCACATTAGACTGCAAATATCTTCTGACCCCCTCCCCCAAACATTCAAGTCCAACTCTGATTAGGAGATCCTATTCCTGCAATgctaatttaattaaaatgtttccttagCCCAAACTGTTAGGATAGTTACATATATGTATCTTAAGGAAGTAGAAAACAGACATAGTGAAGCAATTGAAGCAAGTTTTACATTCTGCAAGAAACATGCCCCCCCTAAACTCGGTATTGCCTTACCATGAATTAAAACCACTGCAAGATTTCCATGATTTACTGAGTCAACATAGTTTGCTAAGCCAATAGAGTATgttgaaaagtaaaaaagaaagagaaaaatgctgtgtttgtACAATATGTTCCATTTAATAATGAAGTAAAGACATCCCCTTCTATGTTTCATGATGTTTCACTAACTAAAGACAGCAATTTAAAAGTGCACAGCTTTATTTGCACAACTCTTACTAGAAACGTGTTACAGGTGAGAAAAGGAAGGCTGAGTGACAGCAGATGAATTTGAGTTGCACAAGTGTGAATTTATGACCACAACTATGCTTTGAGAGAAGCCCATCATCAATACTTCTCAACAGTACCTGCTAGAAAGGCAGCCTCACACTGCTGCTCAgttcagacagaaaaatactgcaCAACCAGCCTGTATTTTCGCTCCATGCTACTCAGAAACCTCATATATTAAGACAGTACAGAGTTCAGGCACCTGTGGATGTCACAGGTAAACATGAATTGTATAAACCAAGCACTACAATGCCCAGAGTGTGCAGATCAAATTGTGACAAATGAGCAGTGAGCACACTCATCCAGAGAACATGTAAACCTCTCGTGCCAACAGCTGTCAGGCTGTAACTACAATATTTTCCTTGTGAAACTACAAACAACTGCTACACGTCTCAAAAAATGAGTTTCAGACTGATTCCTTCTAGATTTTGGATGACACAAACTTCTGGATAGTTACCTTGAACACACGTGTTTCTCTGGGATgtctctgagcagctctgcatgAGGAGCCATAGATTTATAAGCTGCTCAAGGAAACACAGGGTTCAGAGTGAGTTTTGCCTACTGCAAGAGCTGTCACAGTAAAAAACCAACAGCAAGGATAGAACATGAGTGAAGAGCTCTCAAATTTTGTTCCCAttcctcttaaaataaattcttaactCCTGAGACATGGAGTTCACCAGCCACAGTTTGTAAATGTGGtacaaaggatttttttttttaaaatgttcaggCTTATCAGATTtcataataatgaaaaaaattcttagctTTTGTTTACCACTCAAGAAAGTGAATTTCAAATTGAggcacatatatatacacagattATACACAGTCTGACCCTAACAAGGTAACTTCAGAGGATGGGAGGGTGTTTTTAATGTTAAGGTTCATCTTTAGACATCATTCCACGGAATAACTACAAACCTGAAAGCTTCCCTGTCATTTTAAGTAATGACTTCAAGTTATTGTTGCAGGAAGAGCAAgcctagtaaaaaaaaaaaacacaccagaaaaaactagtttattaaaaaaaaaaaaatacaaaaaaaattatcttaagCATCAGTAAAATATAATTGTTTCCTCTGCAAACTTTGTatcagtatatttttaaaacaataccATACTGTTGATCACAAGAGGGTAAACAGCTGAACGTTTTTCCACATCATAGTTTTAACACAAAGTGCCATCAGCAGGCAACTCCACTAGATCGAGCATAAGACCATTAAgcacaataaaacaaattatttaagtCACAGGCCCCTTGAAAACTTAATGGATCGGTTGGATAAACATCCTTATCACAGAACTAGTGGCCTAAAACCTACTGTAATTACTTCCAGGTACTACCTACTATAGTATAGCAGGTAGCTGAAAAATTTATACTGGAATAGACACTGGTTTTATGCTGAACATAGACACTGATTAAAAAAGGTTACATCCATATTTATCACAGAGGACACAATTTGGTTATTTTAGAAGAACAGTATAGTTTATCCCCCGcagcaaataaaatgcaaaacgTAATTACTATTATcttctgttcccttttccttccagagCCTGTGCTTTcatcatttgattttttttttgtttgtttgtttataaaatTAATCACAGCTAGCAGGGCAGAAATCACTTTGAGCCTCATGAATGACATCCAAGAGATGGGAAAGGATTAGTTCTCAGTCGCTGCCAGTTATAGCGCCAGGTggctttttctgcagtgaaggtGTTACCGATAATCCCATTACATTGGTACTAAATCTTGCAGACATCAAAATTATCACCAAGGTTCCTTTTCATCCCATCCTTTCCAAATGACTGGAAGTCGCTTCACCTGAAAGAAGTCAAATCCACATGCAGCTGCTGTTTTAGCAGCCAGCGGACTCCCTGAGAATGCCAATCGTGATCCAATTTCGCTGTGCCGGTGGCCCCCTATTCCCTGTCCAATAATACATCTGTTAAAAAATCCTACAGCTACAAATCAAGTTTAATCCTACCAGGGACCTCATGTTGGTCTTGTCTTCCAAAAAGGCAGCAGGTTTTGCCGTCTATCTCTGCTAGTGTCTGGGGAATACTCTTTAAATCCCAGCTCTACTTAGAAGAATAAGCTAAGGATCACAAAACATGACCTCAAAAACCCTGATATGACTATATTCTGACCCAGAGGCATTCATTCTAGGTGAAGATTAGAACTTTGCATAATAAGATTACACAGCAAGTGAATGATATCAAGGGACTATCCATATGCAGCCGCCTGGTTTTCTATAGACGGCCTGTGCTCTGCAATATGCAGTGCAGACGAAACAGAGCTTGGGCTTTCTGgctgaaataaaatagattcACATAAATTAGTTGGCCATTTCCAGATTCCTAAATCCCCTATTACATCTTTTATTGACAGCTCCTGTGAGGATAGCACAAATGGTATTCTCTTTGTACTCTCTGCTTCTGCAACACTCGCGCTCCGAGGGAAATGCACGTAGGTTGTCCAGAAATTACCATCTTGTTTGCTGTAATCTTGGATTACAATTAACTGTGTACATAATAAAATTAGGAAATCAATGAGCAGGTTTATCATTTCCAGAAAACCAATGGCATTGCGCAAGGCAGTTTAACATATGGTGCCaaatttttaaacacaggaaaatcgAAGTTGCAGGCACTGGAAGTGGAATTAAACAAATTACTGGACTTGATACTAAACggatttttcagtttcataaaAAACTGCCAGTCACATTTGCTTTATGTAACACTTCCCGATTCTGGAATTTCACTGAATATTTAGTGACAGTTGATCAGTTTTTCCTTAGGTAACAAACTCTCCTCCTAACATTCTCCACTTCTTACCAGGCACCTTTCTCTCCACAAGGCAATCCCGTAACTTGCACCATCTCTTTCCCACCGAGTTACTCTGAGActatcacttttaaaaaaatgcaaaaacccaaacc encodes:
- the IMMP1L gene encoding mitochondrial inner membrane protease subunit 1 isoform X2, with the translated sequence MLRDVLGKTCRFLGYTVQYGCIAHCAFEYLGGIVVCSGPSMEPTIQNSDVVFSENLSRHFYCIRKGDIVIVKSPSDPKSNICKRVIGLEGDKVCTSNPSDFLKSHSYVPKGHVWLEGDNLRNSTDSRCYGPVPYGLIRGRICLKLWPLNDFGFLRASPNGHRFLDD
- the IMMP1L gene encoding mitochondrial inner membrane protease subunit 1 isoform X1 codes for the protein MLRDVLGKTCRFLGYTVQYGCIAHCAFEYLGGIVVCSGPSMEPTIQNSDVVFSENLSRHFYCIRKGDIVIVKSPSDPKSNICKRVIGLEGDKVCTSNPSDFLKSHSYLPRRQPVLPENCCSLEINPRIICTKPEAQGLLRQREESADNQRLAQLCSVLDWVLILQTLILKLNFIPCCSEVLRWWTDTTQRCLKDMFG